In Sulfitobacter sp. M39, the following proteins share a genomic window:
- a CDS encoding FAD-binding oxidoreductase yields the protein MTLNPADPAFEAALRADLSPDVFRAVEPRYLEEPRGLYAGKSAVLALPRTVEEVATLIRHANAARVGVIPYGGGTGLVGGQVAESGPAPLILSLERMNKLRAVYPDENVLVAEAGMILSDVQDAAEAADRLFPLTLAAQGSARIGGNLATNAGGTGVLRYGNARDLCLGLEAVLPDGQIWNGLTRLRKNNTGYDLRHLLVGAEGTLGVITAAALKLFPRPAKTGTALLVVNSPAAALKLLSLARSRLGEMISAFEIMNGVGLDFLTEKMPELRQPFDTPPEWSVLIELGLSGDLDPMAALETLFATAFEAELVTDGLIAQSQQQSEDFWAVREMMPHANRQIGSISSHDISVPLGALPEFIIRAGEKVGALGDFRINCFGHVGDGNLHYNVFPVQGRSREDHLEDRLPIKTAIHDLVHELGGSVSAEHGIGRLKVKDLERYSDPAKLSALRAIKAALDPNGIMNPGAMFPAPE from the coding sequence ATGACATTGAACCCCGCCGATCCCGCATTCGAGGCCGCGCTGCGTGCCGATCTTTCGCCTGACGTCTTCCGCGCGGTCGAGCCCCGCTATCTGGAAGAACCCCGCGGGCTTTATGCGGGAAAATCGGCCGTGCTAGCCCTGCCACGCACGGTCGAAGAGGTCGCGACCCTGATCCGCCATGCCAATGCAGCACGGGTCGGCGTGATCCCCTATGGCGGTGGTACCGGACTTGTGGGCGGCCAGGTGGCAGAATCTGGCCCCGCTCCGCTGATCCTGTCGCTGGAACGCATGAACAAACTCCGCGCGGTCTACCCTGACGAAAACGTACTGGTGGCCGAAGCGGGGATGATCCTGTCCGACGTGCAAGACGCCGCCGAAGCCGCGGATCGCCTGTTTCCCCTGACCCTAGCGGCACAGGGTTCTGCCCGAATTGGGGGGAACCTCGCGACAAACGCGGGCGGCACCGGCGTGCTGCGCTATGGCAACGCCCGCGATCTTTGTCTGGGGCTAGAGGCCGTGCTGCCCGATGGCCAGATCTGGAACGGCCTGACACGGCTGCGCAAGAACAACACCGGCTATGATCTGCGTCACCTGCTGGTCGGTGCCGAGGGCACGCTTGGCGTCATCACCGCCGCTGCGCTCAAACTCTTCCCGCGGCCCGCCAAGACAGGGACCGCGCTACTGGTCGTGAACTCTCCGGCGGCGGCGCTGAAGCTGCTGTCGCTCGCGCGCAGTCGGTTGGGCGAGATGATCAGCGCGTTCGAGATCATGAACGGCGTCGGGCTGGATTTCCTCACCGAAAAGATGCCCGAACTGCGCCAGCCCTTCGACACCCCGCCAGAATGGAGCGTGCTGATCGAATTAGGCCTTAGCGGTGATCTGGATCCGATGGCCGCGCTCGAGACGCTGTTTGCCACCGCCTTCGAGGCGGAGCTGGTGACAGACGGGCTGATCGCGCAAAGCCAGCAGCAGTCCGAAGATTTCTGGGCCGTCCGAGAGATGATGCCTCACGCCAACCGCCAGATCGGGTCGATCTCCAGCCACGATATCTCGGTCCCCTTGGGCGCGCTGCCCGAATTTATTATCCGCGCGGGGGAAAAGGTCGGCGCGCTGGGCGATTTCAGGATCAATTGTTTCGGCCATGTGGGCGACGGCAACCTGCACTACAATGTTTTCCCGGTGCAGGGCCGAAGCCGCGAGGATCATCTGGAGGATCGCTTGCCCATCAAGACGGCGATCCATGATCTGGTGCACGAGCTCGGCGGCTCTGTCAGTGCGGAGCACGGGATCGGGCGGCTCAAGGTCAAAGACCTCGAACGCTATAGCGATCCGGCGAAGCTCTCTGCGTTGCGCGCGATCAAGGCGGCGCTGGACCCGAACGGGATCATGAATCCCGGCGCGATGTTCCCCGCGCCGGAATAA